In Vibrio cyclitrophicus, one genomic interval encodes:
- a CDS encoding SslE/AcfD family lipoprotein zinc metalloprotease has protein sequence MKKNLIALAIISAALSGCNDDSPNYNETPDIVPPTDILPPTDIIPPTDILPPTDIIPPTDIIPPITYIGSLLSSGAFVSGDVYCDGIHLENGTFNVKQGVSFSCTLGHLVLGDFTAPFPEVTESTISNDALHAAFELTELHGDNVTKVLESIDICETESAICLKELDAFDIEDVFSQLDDQDAIDAYFSSKEEESTDEVGKAPSSHVDTTVVPAVDPNADNNLNAGFVSADAESTYAYKPTVEGKVLTRSKLTDANGTAISGISFFSANATGVTDEEGIFEYLWGDRIVFGIDTFEFGSITGNQIAYKLSDVTNNVVEKANIQSLLERYAVDHVSHYEISEEVQDTFSKYPNVINELINLNLPNGGLIEGTDFELPNEFVGQFSQGLTAVIDEQLRQTPLFMDYVRQPAVLSMDSGQYVTESLQQIFHNVTTFHVFNDNGSFYGATGYTRGMRALNISNRAFPVMMPRTDKNRELYFGEQQAWTREGKPYIAQHPSISMPQVPLVSGDNATYGFPFVTAGEIGKGKVVFMGNGLYPSILSCPENYWANRTLHIDTNKQQCTVSTFENLQHDDQGSMRLFFSNLFEWFNNGLPIAGMNAVTNIDQAYSAYHHSTMGKQYTFFVSPQYGFASVEKRGSGEFDDLDARTTPILILQAYPPKLVQDGMTNQFVADLDSPNLNQDDITALINYVNEGGNILFMDAIQTTNPEPIGRLADAAGVSLGGENVTPTNQAFCGSSYYCQAPYPNLHVKSEKDMVVLERFQDNQGEPPFTVNQDGTVEWIKDESKIKFEIPTYEVTKLDAEGKPVLDAAGVPVMETKSARIFVESAEEREAAIKELQSAFAGTALCTNDYEYEFNCIETRSGDGVTVRGAYHRADFDRYEVSEAVVGSMVKAAKLGTNFTALYEHEIYYRTKGTQGKRLSNSELNQAFDNLSVWMWNDNAYRFESEIQDELGFKQAVQFLNCYTDGQHQTDTVEAQCPVDLKASLVANNMIYGEGDLVGQLNPSYPLNYMEKPLTRIMLGRSFWDHEIVVDTTMYPGRTSGAPSSSSVLIQTDGKGVTYSAGNNQSTGLWAPQLQEVTIQDGVAATITVMMADDLTGKPNHETSLKRPPRMQTSYDYNGSSLNFKAPYGGLIYIQPKVKELGEVSFSIDGALKAAWWKEGEWINSIQSVDAPIAEVDTGSFIYTTPIRNLESADLNQFATDMNRFADAASDFYGRDGKQSDGLHRRFTYPELKAFRHRFVNDVQISIGSAHSGYPVMNSSFNANRTYIPTNPLNDWLLWHEVGHNLASAPFSAAGSTEVTNNLLALYMQELDGRNANPEMDRIKSDIKKAPKWLEQNDRHAWSHGDAGLRLVMFGQLKIWAKSNFAIDDWYGRGASQSLVYGDDEGWNMFKLMHRKARGDSEGDSNTNYCSASETGLSGGDLMMVCASYVSNYDLSDFFVAWNVGETSMTNADDSKSYSGGISEKGRSLVEQLNLPKPKDSPLKVDSI, from the coding sequence ATGAAAAAAAACTTAATTGCGCTGGCTATCATATCCGCGGCTCTTTCCGGGTGTAATGACGATTCCCCTAATTACAATGAGACCCCTGATATTGTTCCACCAACGGATATCCTTCCGCCGACAGACATTATTCCACCAACGGATATCCTTCCGCCGACAGACATTATTCCACCAACAGATATTATCCCCCCGATAACTTACATCGGTTCACTGTTGTCGAGCGGGGCGTTTGTGTCTGGAGATGTGTACTGTGACGGCATTCATCTTGAAAACGGAACGTTCAATGTTAAACAAGGCGTAAGCTTTAGTTGTACATTGGGTCATCTTGTTCTGGGTGATTTCACTGCCCCTTTCCCTGAAGTTACAGAAAGCACGATTTCAAATGACGCACTTCATGCGGCATTTGAGTTGACAGAATTACATGGAGACAACGTTACTAAAGTACTCGAATCAATTGATATTTGCGAGACTGAAAGTGCTATCTGTTTAAAAGAACTGGATGCTTTTGATATTGAAGATGTGTTCTCGCAACTTGATGATCAAGATGCTATTGATGCGTACTTTTCATCGAAAGAAGAAGAGTCTACAGATGAAGTCGGTAAGGCTCCTAGTTCACACGTAGACACAACTGTTGTTCCTGCGGTTGATCCTAATGCGGACAATAACCTTAACGCTGGTTTTGTTTCTGCGGACGCAGAGTCTACCTATGCTTATAAGCCAACTGTAGAAGGTAAGGTGTTAACTCGCAGTAAGCTTACTGACGCTAATGGTACAGCGATTTCTGGGATCAGCTTCTTTTCGGCTAACGCGACGGGCGTGACGGATGAAGAGGGAATCTTTGAGTACCTGTGGGGCGACAGAATCGTTTTTGGTATTGATACGTTTGAGTTTGGCTCCATTACGGGTAATCAGATTGCTTATAAATTGTCTGACGTGACCAATAATGTAGTTGAGAAAGCGAATATCCAGTCATTACTAGAGCGCTACGCGGTTGATCATGTAAGTCATTATGAGATATCTGAAGAAGTTCAAGATACCTTTTCAAAGTACCCTAACGTTATAAATGAACTGATAAACCTAAACCTGCCAAATGGGGGACTGATAGAAGGTACAGACTTCGAACTTCCTAATGAGTTTGTTGGTCAGTTTAGCCAAGGGTTAACGGCAGTAATCGATGAGCAGCTGCGTCAAACACCTCTGTTTATGGATTATGTTCGTCAACCTGCCGTTTTATCTATGGATTCTGGTCAGTATGTTACGGAGTCTCTGCAGCAAATCTTCCACAACGTCACCACATTCCATGTTTTCAATGACAATGGTAGTTTTTACGGTGCGACGGGGTATACCCGTGGTATGCGAGCTCTGAACATATCGAACAGAGCATTCCCTGTGATGATGCCAAGAACTGATAAAAACCGTGAGCTTTATTTTGGCGAGCAACAGGCCTGGACTCGTGAAGGCAAGCCTTACATCGCGCAACACCCAAGTATCTCGATGCCTCAGGTTCCTTTAGTCTCTGGCGACAACGCAACTTATGGTTTTCCATTCGTTACTGCAGGCGAGATAGGCAAAGGTAAAGTCGTGTTCATGGGCAATGGCTTATATCCAAGTATTCTGTCATGCCCAGAGAATTATTGGGCCAATCGCACATTGCATATCGATACCAATAAACAACAATGCACTGTTTCGACTTTCGAAAACCTACAGCATGATGACCAAGGCAGCATGAGGTTGTTTTTCTCGAACTTGTTTGAGTGGTTCAATAATGGCTTGCCTATTGCTGGGATGAATGCAGTTACCAATATTGACCAAGCTTATTCGGCTTATCACCACTCCACAATGGGTAAGCAGTACACTTTTTTTGTGAGTCCGCAGTATGGTTTTGCATCAGTGGAAAAGCGTGGTTCAGGTGAGTTTGATGATTTGGATGCGCGCACTACGCCGATTTTGATCCTTCAAGCATATCCACCTAAGTTGGTTCAAGATGGCATGACTAACCAGTTTGTTGCTGACTTGGATAGCCCGAACTTAAACCAAGACGATATTACGGCTCTTATTAACTATGTTAATGAGGGTGGCAATATCTTATTTATGGATGCGATTCAAACGACTAACCCTGAACCTATTGGTCGCTTGGCGGATGCCGCAGGTGTCTCTCTTGGTGGTGAAAACGTTACGCCGACAAACCAAGCTTTCTGCGGTAGCTCTTATTACTGCCAAGCACCGTACCCTAATCTTCACGTGAAGAGTGAAAAGGATATGGTGGTGCTAGAGCGTTTTCAAGATAACCAAGGAGAGCCCCCATTCACGGTCAATCAAGATGGTACGGTTGAGTGGATCAAAGATGAGTCGAAGATTAAGTTTGAAATCCCGACTTATGAGGTTACTAAGTTAGACGCCGAAGGGAAACCAGTGCTTGATGCAGCTGGTGTTCCAGTAATGGAGACAAAATCCGCACGTATCTTTGTTGAATCGGCAGAAGAGCGTGAAGCGGCGATCAAAGAACTGCAATCTGCTTTTGCTGGAACTGCTCTTTGTACAAACGATTATGAATACGAATTTAACTGTATAGAGACTCGTTCTGGAGACGGTGTTACTGTTCGTGGTGCTTATCATCGCGCAGACTTTGATCGCTATGAAGTGAGTGAAGCTGTTGTTGGTAGCATGGTTAAAGCCGCGAAGTTGGGCACTAACTTCACGGCGCTTTATGAGCATGAAATCTACTATCGTACGAAAGGTACTCAAGGCAAGCGCCTGTCTAACAGCGAATTGAATCAAGCTTTCGATAATCTGTCAGTTTGGATGTGGAACGACAACGCTTATCGCTTTGAAAGTGAGATACAAGATGAACTAGGCTTTAAACAGGCTGTTCAATTCTTAAATTGTTATACCGATGGCCAACATCAAACAGATACAGTAGAAGCACAATGTCCTGTTGATCTTAAAGCTTCTTTGGTAGCCAATAACATGATCTATGGTGAAGGTGACTTAGTGGGGCAGTTAAACCCTAGTTACCCGTTGAACTATATGGAAAAGCCACTGACTCGTATCATGTTGGGGCGCTCATTCTGGGATCATGAAATCGTTGTCGATACCACAATGTATCCGGGTCGAACCTCGGGAGCACCTTCGTCGAGTTCGGTTCTTATCCAAACAGATGGCAAGGGCGTCACGTATTCGGCAGGTAACAACCAATCGACTGGTTTATGGGCGCCTCAATTGCAAGAAGTAACCATTCAAGATGGCGTGGCAGCTACGATTACCGTGATGATGGCGGATGACCTAACCGGTAAGCCGAATCACGAAACGAGTTTGAAACGCCCTCCACGTATGCAAACCAGCTATGACTACAATGGTTCTAGCTTAAATTTCAAAGCGCCTTATGGTGGCTTGATTTACATTCAACCGAAAGTAAAAGAGCTTGGTGAAGTCTCGTTTAGCATTGATGGCGCATTAAAAGCGGCTTGGTGGAAAGAGGGAGAGTGGATTAACTCTATTCAATCGGTAGACGCCCCTATTGCGGAAGTCGACACGGGCTCATTTATTTATACGACCCCAATCAGGAATCTAGAATCCGCTGATTTGAACCAATTCGCAACAGATATGAATCGATTCGCTGACGCTGCAAGTGACTTCTACGGACGTGATGGCAAACAAAGCGATGGTTTACACCGTAGGTTCACTTATCCAGAACTAAAGGCGTTCCGTCATCGTTTTGTGAATGACGTGCAAATATCGATAGGCTCTGCTCACTCTGGTTACCCAGTGATGAATTCGAGTTTTAATGCAAACCGCACCTACATTCCAACTAACCCTTTGAATGATTGGCTATTGTGGCATGAAGTTGGTCATAACTTAGCATCTGCGCCGTTCTCAGCAGCGGGCAGTACAGAAGTGACCAATAACCTTCTTGCGTTGTATATGCAGGAGTTAGATGGTCGCAATGCAAACCCTGAAATGGATCGCATAAAATCGGATATTAAGAAGGCACCAAAATGGCTAGAGCAAAACGATAGACACGCTTGGTCACATGGTGATGCTGGTTTGCGTCTAGTTATGTTCGGGCAACTGAAAATCTGGGCAAAATCGAACTTTGCTATTGATGATTGGTATGGTCGTGGGGCGAGCCAATCTTTGGTTTACGGTGATGATGAAGGTTGGAATATGTTCAAGCTTATGCATCGCAAAGCGCGAGGCGATAGCGAAGGTGACTCGAATACGAACTATTGTAGTGCTAGCGAAACTGGGCTTTCTGGTGGAGACCTAATGATGGTGTGTGCTTCTTATGTTTCGAACTATGACTTAAGTGACTTCTTTGTAGCTTGGAACGTGGGTGAAACCTCAATGACTAATGCTGATGATTCAAAGTCTTACAGTGGAGGCATCAGCGAGAAAGGTCGTAGTTTAGTAGAGCAATTAAACTTGCCGAAACCAAAGGATAGTCCTTTGAAGGTCGACTCTATCTAA
- a CDS encoding ABC transporter six-transmembrane domain-containing protein, which translates to MVILTPYSFMGSIMLFKYPISLLTIIRLNPLKVATTWLMVLAENVMLILLPLFIGYAIDGVLNQSFQPLMMLALILFVLVIISVVRRFYDTRVYGAIRVKLANLVERNLRGLSISTKDARLTMSRELVDFLEDDLPTLMTAVVQLVATVVILSTFHFSLALCMLFAGLSMLVIYGVFHRTFTRLNGQFNDQVEQQVKLLSGVRLSALRWHFERLKQCEIKLSDTEAVVYGLIFIVLFGAVIGNLWMVSQLIEPTAGQVFSIVTYSLEFVETAVMLPITLQTLSRLTEISQRLNHTSTQQVTKEIPHEI; encoded by the coding sequence TTGGTAATACTGACGCCATATTCATTTATGGGCTCAATAATGCTATTCAAATATCCCATCTCACTGCTGACGATTATTCGGCTTAATCCATTAAAGGTCGCTACGACTTGGTTAATGGTACTGGCTGAAAACGTGATGCTTATTCTGTTGCCGTTGTTTATTGGTTACGCCATCGACGGCGTGTTAAACCAAAGCTTTCAGCCTTTGATGATGTTGGCACTGATTCTTTTTGTACTGGTGATCATCAGTGTCGTTCGTCGTTTTTACGATACCCGTGTGTATGGTGCTATTCGCGTAAAACTGGCAAACCTTGTTGAGCGCAACCTGCGCGGTTTATCAATTTCGACCAAAGATGCGCGGCTAACCATGTCTCGTGAGCTGGTTGATTTTCTCGAAGATGATTTGCCTACTTTGATGACGGCGGTAGTTCAGTTGGTCGCGACGGTGGTTATCCTCTCAACGTTCCACTTCTCGTTGGCGCTTTGTATGTTGTTTGCAGGGCTGTCGATGTTGGTTATCTACGGCGTATTCCACCGAACATTTACACGACTCAATGGCCAATTTAACGACCAAGTTGAACAGCAGGTGAAATTGCTGAGCGGTGTTCGTTTATCTGCACTCCGCTGGCACTTTGAGCGCTTAAAACAGTGTGAAATCAAGCTGTCTGATACCGAAGCTGTTGTCTATGGGCTGATTTTTATCGTGTTATTTGGCGCGGTTATCGGCAATTTATGGATGGTGAGTCAGCTTATAGAGCCGACCGCAGGGCAAGTTTTTTCTATCGTTACCTATTCACTGGAGTTTGTTGAAACCGCAGTGATGTTACCAATCACATTACAAACCCTTTCTCGTCTCACTGAAATCAGTCAGCGCCTTAATCACACCTCAACTCAACAGGTTACCAAGGAGATACCTCATGAAATTTAA
- a CDS encoding DOPA 4,5-dioxygenase family protein, which yields MYHGHIYFPLRFAEQAETLRQKILSERKDVLETFPLIQRLVGPHKMPMFEIHFANKESGIVEWLEQERGDMSVLIHPVTGGEETLDHTVRAIWLGRELGVFEETLSS from the coding sequence ATGTACCACGGTCATATCTATTTCCCTCTGCGCTTTGCAGAGCAGGCAGAAACACTGCGTCAGAAAATTCTATCGGAACGCAAAGATGTGTTAGAGACTTTCCCATTAATACAGCGTTTGGTTGGCCCACATAAGATGCCGATGTTTGAGATTCACTTTGCAAACAAAGAGTCGGGTATTGTCGAATGGCTTGAGCAAGAACGTGGCGATATGTCGGTGCTTATTCACCCGGTAACTGGCGGTGAAGAAACTTTGGATCACACAGTACGCGCGATTTGGCTTGGTCGTGAGTTAGGTGTGTTTGAAGAGACACTAAGTAGCTAA
- a CDS encoding HAMP domain-containing histidine kinase, with product MKHANMNRVSIKRDIYLYLFGIVVLLTAIYSLMVSQSYHIGLNESAKYGFLYELEVAEQRYIETGQLPDYKNPTFQAFLTYSELPAKFQQAFDWNTFDNDAIYDHYQPSPNNESGQYLYAAKHQVSGKDEALYIISEYDEAIYLNLFELNPPDSVNQINNAFIAIGALLLLVFLIIRLLIHRVTKPIITLSKWSESLDVDDTQRLTQFRYKEIDQLASQLVKSVQGERQANERESFFLKTASHELRTPIATISASGDMLVRLSESIPNSGQRAVARIQRSATNMKTLVTTLLWMSRNNEMETNYEQIKIAPLLDSIIESQRYLLKNKDVDIQIKVVQEKHNLPRELTEVVLTNLVRNAFQHGGNGGIHISLSQAQFEVTNRLEDQNLANDSEQQTSFGIGLELIERVCQNQGWQFTHKTNNNEFIVKVIL from the coding sequence ATGAAACACGCGAACATGAATCGAGTCAGTATAAAGCGCGACATCTACCTCTATTTATTTGGCATCGTCGTGCTACTGACTGCCATCTACAGTTTGATGGTTTCACAGAGCTACCACATTGGCCTTAATGAATCGGCAAAATATGGATTCTTGTATGAATTGGAAGTCGCAGAGCAACGTTACATCGAAACAGGGCAATTACCAGACTATAAAAACCCGACATTCCAAGCCTTTCTAACCTATTCGGAACTGCCCGCTAAATTTCAACAAGCCTTTGATTGGAATACGTTTGATAACGACGCTATTTATGATCATTACCAACCTTCGCCTAACAATGAGTCAGGGCAATACCTCTATGCCGCCAAGCATCAAGTTTCTGGTAAAGACGAAGCCTTGTACATCATTTCTGAGTACGATGAAGCGATCTACTTGAATCTGTTCGAGCTCAACCCACCCGATTCCGTGAACCAAATTAACAATGCCTTCATTGCCATCGGCGCCCTATTACTCTTGGTGTTCTTGATCATTCGCCTTTTGATACACCGAGTCACCAAACCGATTATTACGCTATCAAAATGGTCTGAATCTCTGGATGTGGATGACACCCAAAGGCTGACTCAGTTTCGATATAAAGAGATCGATCAACTGGCGTCACAACTGGTTAAAAGCGTACAAGGTGAACGTCAAGCCAATGAACGTGAAAGCTTCTTCTTAAAAACTGCAAGCCACGAACTAAGAACACCAATTGCCACCATTTCAGCCAGTGGCGATATGTTGGTTCGCTTGTCTGAAAGCATTCCTAACAGTGGTCAACGTGCGGTCGCAAGAATCCAACGCTCAGCCACCAACATGAAAACCTTGGTGACGACTCTGCTATGGATGAGCCGCAATAACGAGATGGAAACCAACTATGAGCAAATCAAGATCGCTCCCCTACTCGACAGCATTATTGAAAGCCAACGTTACCTTTTGAAAAACAAAGACGTCGATATTCAAATCAAGGTTGTTCAAGAAAAACATAACCTTCCCCGAGAACTCACTGAAGTTGTGCTCACCAACTTAGTCCGAAATGCTTTCCAGCACGGCGGCAACGGAGGGATCCATATCAGCCTGTCACAAGCTCAGTTTGAGGTAACCAACCGCTTGGAAGATCAAAACTTAGCAAACGACTCTGAACAACAAACCTCTTTTGGTATCGGCCTAGAACTCATTGAACGCGTTTGTCAGAACCAAGGTTGGCAGTTTACTCATAAAACCAACAACAATGAGTTCATCGTTAAAGTCATACTGTAG
- a CDS encoding sterol desaturase family protein, with product MDFTMDRIGNFLSQKFSETSIILTETWVDDNFLLLALALFIFELIRYAFKKKLSWDMLGDSATNLVTLFFLLVTLFFVGLAYVGTFVYAYENFSLTQLPISGWTILGCLILADLAYYWEHRFLHSNGLAWGTHSVHHSSPYFNISVAYRFGPLDWFFPFFFHLPLILLGFNPFVVLMCETFVQLYQTLLHTETVKRLPRPVEAVFNTPSHHRVHHAINKQYLDKNYAGIFIIWDRMFGTFAKEEEEVRYGVFPRINSVNPFKVYFHGYVKLCQQLWHAPNWNYRLQLLIQPPTWAWKRERETK from the coding sequence ATGGATTTCACTATGGATCGCATTGGGAATTTTCTCTCTCAAAAATTCTCAGAAACGAGCATCATCCTTACCGAAACTTGGGTAGATGATAATTTTCTACTGCTTGCTCTGGCTCTGTTTATCTTTGAGCTTATCCGCTATGCCTTTAAGAAAAAGCTCAGCTGGGATATGTTGGGAGACAGCGCGACCAACTTAGTCACCTTGTTCTTCTTGTTGGTGACCCTTTTCTTTGTCGGGTTAGCCTATGTGGGCACGTTTGTTTACGCCTACGAGAATTTCAGCCTAACTCAGCTACCGATATCTGGTTGGACAATTCTGGGTTGCTTGATCTTGGCCGATCTCGCTTACTACTGGGAGCACCGATTCTTGCACAGCAACGGTTTAGCATGGGGAACGCACTCGGTTCACCATAGCTCGCCTTACTTTAATATTTCGGTTGCTTACCGGTTTGGACCTTTGGATTGGTTCTTCCCGTTCTTTTTCCATTTGCCGTTAATTCTGCTTGGCTTTAATCCGTTTGTGGTGCTGATGTGTGAAACCTTTGTGCAGCTATACCAAACGTTATTGCACACCGAAACGGTTAAGCGATTACCTCGTCCAGTTGAAGCCGTTTTCAATACGCCTTCGCACCACAGAGTGCATCACGCGATCAACAAACAGTATCTTGATAAGAACTACGCTGGGATCTTTATCATTTGGGATCGTATGTTCGGCACCTTCGCCAAAGAAGAGGAAGAAGTCAGATATGGCGTGTTCCCGAGAATCAACTCTGTGAACCCATTTAAGGTATATTTCCATGGCTACGTTAAACTGTGCCAACAATTATGGCACGCGCCAAATTGGAACTACCGACTACAGCTTCTTATTCAGCCACCTACCTGGGCTTGGAAAAGAGAACGAGAAACAAAGTAA
- a CDS encoding response regulator transcription factor — protein MSINALLIEDDSDLAEAIADYMELDGFEFDFAYNGSAGLNLALEGRYDIILTDINMPKMDGLDLCQSLRQQGVTTPILMLTARDTLEDKIAGFEVGSDDYLVKPFAMEELKVRLMALIRRSQGSVTSLSVADLKLDLDKHQVHRDGKLLKLSPVCWRMLVMLVRNTPNVVSKAKLEEAWEDEMPSSDSMKAHLFKLRQVVDAPFDSKLIHTVHGIGVVLHEEPS, from the coding sequence ATGAGCATTAACGCCCTGTTGATTGAAGACGACAGTGACTTAGCAGAAGCCATTGCAGACTATATGGAACTCGACGGTTTCGAATTCGATTTTGCTTACAATGGCAGTGCGGGTCTCAATCTTGCTCTAGAGGGGCGTTATGACATCATCTTAACGGACATCAACATGCCCAAAATGGACGGGCTTGATCTCTGCCAATCTCTTCGCCAACAAGGTGTTACCACTCCTATCCTGATGTTAACCGCAAGGGACACATTAGAAGACAAAATCGCAGGATTCGAGGTCGGTTCGGATGACTATCTAGTGAAGCCTTTTGCGATGGAAGAACTCAAAGTACGACTCATGGCGCTGATACGTCGCTCTCAAGGTTCGGTGACGTCTCTGTCTGTCGCAGATCTCAAACTGGACTTAGATAAGCACCAAGTCCATAGAGACGGCAAGCTATTGAAGCTCTCTCCGGTATGTTGGCGAATGCTCGTGATGTTAGTGCGAAACACCCCTAACGTGGTGAGTAAAGCCAAGCTTGAAGAAGCATGGGAAGATGAAATGCCAAGTTCGGATAGTATGAAAGCGCATTTGTTTAAGCTTCGACAAGTAGTCGATGCCCCCTTTGACTCAAAGTTAATCCACACGGTTCATGGCATTGGTGTTGTCTTGCATGAGGAACCATCATGA
- a CDS encoding efflux RND transporter periplasmic adaptor subunit produces the protein MKFKKPLSVLVGCAAIFIALVVVDELEPEATQPVKKEAVLAPVSVLEVTPSQHQSTLTVLGVTAARWPVQLKASSSAQLKWLDESVEPGNLVNKGDVLARLDTSAVDANLAQALSSLKQAELELKQAKHEQTVALKMLNPKTSSSFARREPQLLAAKANLKQAKQAYLSAQKLLEESVITAPFDAVIMKRHISPREWIEAVQVTFELAASDSIDIELPISEMHWQQVQAALTEPSITVVNRSGNLWPAKVRYVSPQVDSVTRQRQVVLSVEAPYQSKPRLFPNQQVQAVVNLGLKDNVVSVPLSAMTRDGYVWTLDSNDRLRKESVSLIGQGNRVLDIRFNQQSEQVRRVVQYPLSSMLIGKQVEPNFYQDDSSESMIASQSDDEQIEEANQ, from the coding sequence ATGAAATTTAAAAAGCCACTTTCTGTATTAGTCGGTTGTGCAGCCATCTTTATCGCGTTGGTTGTCGTTGATGAATTGGAACCTGAAGCTACCCAGCCAGTGAAGAAAGAAGCCGTCCTTGCCCCAGTTTCAGTGTTAGAGGTAACACCATCACAGCATCAATCAACGCTAACGGTATTAGGTGTAACTGCTGCTCGTTGGCCTGTGCAGTTGAAAGCATCCAGTAGTGCACAGTTGAAATGGCTAGATGAAAGCGTTGAACCGGGGAATTTGGTTAACAAAGGCGATGTGTTGGCAAGGTTAGATACTAGCGCAGTTGATGCGAACTTGGCTCAGGCGTTGAGCTCATTGAAACAAGCGGAATTGGAGTTGAAACAGGCTAAGCATGAGCAAACGGTCGCGTTAAAAATGTTGAACCCGAAAACGAGTTCGTCTTTTGCTCGCAGAGAGCCTCAATTACTTGCAGCGAAAGCTAATCTGAAACAAGCGAAACAGGCTTACCTGAGTGCACAGAAATTGTTGGAAGAATCAGTGATTACCGCGCCCTTTGATGCGGTGATCATGAAACGCCATATCAGTCCGAGAGAGTGGATAGAGGCGGTGCAAGTGACCTTTGAATTGGCTGCCAGTGATTCGATTGATATCGAGTTGCCGATTTCTGAAATGCATTGGCAACAAGTTCAAGCCGCTCTGACTGAGCCAAGTATCACGGTGGTGAACCGCTCTGGGAATCTGTGGCCTGCAAAGGTGCGTTATGTCTCTCCTCAAGTTGATTCGGTCACCCGCCAAAGACAAGTCGTGCTTTCGGTTGAGGCGCCTTATCAAAGCAAGCCAAGATTGTTTCCAAATCAGCAGGTTCAGGCTGTGGTTAATCTTGGGCTGAAGGATAACGTAGTCAGCGTGCCTTTAAGTGCGATGACGCGAGACGGATATGTGTGGACGTTAGACAGCAATGATCGTCTACGTAAAGAGTCGGTATCCTTGATTGGGCAAGGTAATCGGGTGCTCGATATTCGGTTTAATCAGCAAAGTGAACAGGTTCGCAGAGTGGTGCAGTATCCGCTTTCTTCAATGTTAATTGGTAAGCAAGTCGAGCCTAACTTCTACCAAGACGATAGTTCAGAATCCATGATCGCGAGCCAATCTGATGATGAGCAGATTGAGGAGGCAAACCAATGA